One window of Novosphingobium sp. P6W genomic DNA carries:
- a CDS encoding VOC family protein, whose translation MTRKLPGIIGVHHIGVSVPDLGKAREFYLDVLGAVEEVEPLSWADNPFIDQVVGLEGSAAEQFFCRLGNVQIEVFQYNAPKQAPQDPRRGVNEYGYTHMALQVEDITAVHDRIVAAGLPVHTPPMLEGITVDEHGGKHGYAGTYCRDFFGNVFEILEIHETPEILPI comes from the coding sequence ATGACCCGCAAACTTCCCGGCATAATCGGCGTCCACCACATCGGCGTATCCGTGCCGGATCTGGGCAAGGCCCGCGAATTCTATCTCGACGTGCTGGGCGCGGTCGAGGAGGTGGAGCCGCTGAGCTGGGCCGACAATCCCTTCATCGATCAGGTCGTAGGCCTGGAAGGCAGCGCCGCCGAACAGTTCTTCTGCCGCCTTGGCAACGTGCAGATCGAGGTGTTCCAGTACAATGCCCCAAAACAGGCCCCGCAGGACCCGCGCCGGGGCGTGAACGAATACGGCTATACCCATATGGCGCTACAGGTGGAGGACATCACCGCAGTCCACGACCGCATCGTAGCAGCGGGCCTGCCGGTCCATACGCCGCCGATGCTGGAAGGCATCACCGTGGACGAACACGGGGGGAAGCACGGCTATGCGGGAACGTACTGCCGCGATTTCTTCGGCAATGTGTTCGAGATTCTGGAAATCCACGAAACGCCGGAGATCCTGCCGATCTGA
- a CDS encoding SDR family oxidoreductase produces the protein MTIALPDTVAVVTGAAGGIGREIVKAMKAAGATVIATDLKDDAEIEGADHYLRHDVTSEADWRAVETLVREKYGRLDALVNNAGFSIVTKFEDTPLSEFHKVNAINVDSAIIGTQVMLELLKEGGKARTSGASVINFSSVGGLRGAAFNAAYCVSKAAIKMLSKCLGAEFAALKYNIRVNSVHPGGIDTPMLGSIMDRYIELGASPSREASLAAVNASHPIGRLGRADEMAGGVVFLASSASSFMTCDELVMDGGFSQV, from the coding sequence ATGACCATCGCCCTTCCCGATACGGTCGCCGTCGTCACCGGCGCGGCCGGCGGTATCGGCCGCGAGATCGTCAAGGCCATGAAGGCCGCCGGCGCCACCGTGATCGCCACCGACCTCAAGGACGACGCCGAAATCGAAGGCGCCGACCATTACCTCAGGCACGACGTCACCAGCGAGGCCGACTGGCGCGCAGTGGAAACGCTGGTGCGCGAAAAGTACGGCCGGCTCGACGCTCTCGTGAATAACGCGGGCTTCTCGATCGTGACCAAGTTCGAGGACACCCCGCTCAGCGAGTTCCACAAGGTCAACGCGATCAACGTGGATTCGGCGATCATCGGCACGCAGGTCATGCTCGAATTGCTCAAGGAAGGCGGCAAGGCGCGCACTTCCGGTGCCTCCGTCATCAACTTCTCCAGCGTCGGCGGGCTTCGCGGCGCGGCGTTCAATGCGGCCTATTGCGTCAGCAAGGCGGCGATCAAGATGCTCAGCAAGTGTCTTGGCGCGGAATTCGCTGCGTTGAAATACAACATCCGCGTCAATTCGGTGCATCCCGGCGGGATCGACACGCCGATGCTCGGCTCGATCATGGACCGTTATATCGAACTGGGGGCATCGCCTTCGCGCGAAGCATCGCTGGCAGCGGTCAACGCATCCCACCCCATCGGCCGCCTGGGCAGGGCAGACGAGATGGCCGGCGGCGTGGTGTTCCTCGCCTCCAGCGCATCGAGCTTCATGACCTGCGACGAACTCGTGATGGATGGCGGCTTCAGCCAGGTATGA
- a CDS encoding glucose 1-dehydrogenase, with amino-acid sequence MTDLGSQRLKGRVALVSGGLRGIGLACVERFLAEGAEVVLTDLQAADSAAAASTLARLGQAASYVQANVASEEDWAKVLTAVTERHGKLHILVNNAGIDLTGPVATTSLEGWRRIMSINVDGVFLGTRTFVPLMEASGAEVKGGASIINVSSIMGLVGMSEVSGYNASKGAVRLFTKSIALEFAEKKMPIRANSLHPGFVITPLLQEGFQRWVDSGAAKQTQDLVDLMASKTPIGRLADPSELASAVFFLAGSDSSYMTGAELVIDGGWTAQ; translated from the coding sequence ATGACGGACCTGGGTTCACAGCGCCTAAAGGGCCGCGTCGCTCTCGTTTCGGGCGGCCTGCGGGGCATCGGCCTCGCCTGCGTGGAGCGATTCCTGGCGGAGGGCGCCGAAGTGGTGCTTACCGACCTTCAGGCCGCCGACAGCGCAGCGGCCGCGTCCACCCTCGCCCGGCTCGGTCAGGCCGCCAGCTACGTGCAGGCCAACGTCGCCAGCGAGGAAGACTGGGCCAAAGTGCTTACCGCCGTGACCGAGCGCCACGGCAAGCTGCACATCCTCGTCAACAACGCCGGTATCGACCTGACCGGCCCCGTCGCCACCACTTCGCTGGAGGGCTGGCGCCGGATCATGAGCATCAACGTCGACGGCGTGTTCCTGGGCACGCGCACTTTCGTGCCGCTGATGGAAGCCAGCGGCGCCGAGGTGAAAGGCGGCGCCTCGATCATCAACGTCAGCTCGATCATGGGCCTTGTCGGCATGAGCGAAGTGTCCGGCTACAACGCCAGCAAGGGCGCGGTGCGACTGTTCACCAAGTCGATCGCGCTGGAATTCGCCGAAAAGAAGATGCCGATCCGCGCCAATTCGCTGCACCCCGGCTTCGTCATCACTCCGCTTCTGCAGGAAGGTTTCCAGCGCTGGGTCGATAGCGGCGCGGCCAAGCAGACGCAGGATCTGGTGGACCTGATGGCCAGCAAGACGCCGATCGGCCGCCTTGCCGATCCGTCTGAACTGGCGAGCGCGGTGTTCTTCCTCGCCGGCAGCGACAGTTCCTACATGACCGGCGCGGAGCTGGTCATCGACGGCGGCTGGACCGCGCAGTGA
- a CDS encoding SDR family NAD(P)-dependent oxidoreductase: MKRLEGKVALVTGGTSGIGAGTVERLCSEGATVIFTGSNQAAADTLCAATGAQFVKHNVTDAPAWDALMADILAQHGRLDIAFANAGTESGDGSIEDIGIEGWNNVIGVNLTGVMLTVQHAMRAMAKNPEGPVGSIIVNSSMNANRAMGNFCAYSVSKSAVIALVKSAAVHSGNKKYQIRVNAVLPGVVETALIVNLIDKSGDPVATRAAYEGLSPMGRMAAVSEVAGMVAWLASDEARFCSGSEFTMDGASTAGMNGV; encoded by the coding sequence GTGAAGCGGCTTGAAGGCAAGGTGGCGCTCGTTACCGGAGGAACTTCCGGCATCGGCGCCGGCACCGTGGAGCGCCTGTGCTCCGAAGGTGCGACAGTTATTTTCACCGGCTCCAACCAGGCCGCAGCCGACACCCTGTGCGCCGCCACCGGTGCGCAGTTCGTCAAGCACAACGTCACCGATGCTCCCGCCTGGGACGCGCTGATGGCGGATATCCTGGCGCAGCACGGCCGTCTCGACATCGCTTTCGCCAATGCCGGCACGGAAAGCGGCGACGGCAGCATCGAGGATATCGGGATCGAAGGCTGGAATAACGTCATCGGCGTGAATCTGACCGGCGTGATGCTTACCGTGCAGCACGCGATGCGCGCCATGGCCAAGAACCCGGAAGGGCCAGTCGGCTCGATCATCGTCAACTCGTCGATGAATGCGAACCGGGCGATGGGGAATTTCTGCGCCTATTCGGTGTCGAAGTCTGCCGTGATCGCGCTGGTCAAGTCGGCGGCGGTCCATTCGGGCAACAAGAAGTACCAGATCCGCGTCAATGCCGTGCTTCCGGGTGTCGTCGAAACGGCGCTGATCGTGAATTTGATCGACAAGTCGGGCGATCCCGTCGCCACCCGCGCCGCTTATGAAGGTCTTTCGCCGATGGGCCGCATGGCCGCCGTCAGTGAAGTGGCCGGCATGGTCGCCTGGCTCGCCAGCGACGAGGCCCGGTTCTGCTCGGGCAGCGAATTCACCATGGACGGCGCGTCCACCGCAGGGATGAACGGCGTATGA
- a CDS encoding SRPBCC family protein: MADRDPEIAQKLGEDRSEGISWADLMALDSRTPPSILTEESYTFRGSEPIPAERYTSEEFARLERERMWPHVWQFVAREEDLPEAGDYIVYENAGRSFLVTRQDDGSIRAMHNVCLHRGRKLRTEEGFADKFVCPFHGFAWKKDGSFDSMPCQWDFPHLEKQNLDLPEAEVGRWAGYVFIREEKGGPSLEEFLAPLPDHFKRWRHEECASVMRVAKEVPANWKVVMEAFMEAWHTIVTHPQLLPFTGDSNAAYWTWGDNVNVNLVPFGIMSPHIQEGQGEQWIVDEFIKYNGRSGDNYEGEAHANPMAITVPEGMTARAALGEAMRNAYAESTGYDHSHATDAELLDGLVYNVFPNFAPWGGYMPNIVYNWLPGKTPDTCIMEVRILARIPKGQPIPRGAPLKMLRLDQKWTEAPELGILGDVFEQDMDNLPYVQQGLHASKTGKVNLGNYQEIRIRQFQDTMMKYIEGELGGSKEA; the protein is encoded by the coding sequence ATGGCTGATCGCGACCCCGAAATCGCCCAGAAACTGGGCGAAGATCGCAGCGAAGGCATTAGCTGGGCCGACCTTATGGCCCTCGATTCGCGCACTCCGCCTTCGATTCTGACGGAAGAGAGCTATACCTTTCGCGGGTCGGAACCGATTCCGGCGGAACGTTACACCAGCGAGGAATTCGCGCGCCTGGAACGCGAGCGGATGTGGCCCCATGTGTGGCAGTTCGTCGCGCGAGAGGAAGACCTGCCCGAAGCCGGCGACTACATCGTCTACGAGAACGCCGGCCGCTCTTTCCTCGTCACTCGTCAGGACGACGGCTCGATCCGCGCCATGCACAACGTCTGCCTCCACCGTGGCCGCAAGCTGCGCACGGAGGAAGGTTTTGCGGACAAGTTCGTGTGCCCGTTCCATGGCTTTGCCTGGAAGAAGGACGGCAGCTTCGATTCGATGCCCTGCCAGTGGGACTTCCCACATCTGGAAAAGCAGAACCTCGATCTGCCGGAGGCCGAAGTGGGCCGCTGGGCGGGCTACGTGTTCATCCGCGAAGAGAAGGGCGGCCCCAGCCTCGAGGAATTTCTCGCGCCGCTGCCCGATCACTTCAAGCGCTGGCGGCACGAGGAATGCGCCAGTGTGATGCGCGTCGCCAAGGAAGTGCCGGCCAACTGGAAGGTCGTGATGGAGGCCTTCATGGAGGCCTGGCACACCATCGTCACCCATCCGCAGCTGCTGCCGTTCACGGGCGATTCCAACGCCGCCTACTGGACCTGGGGCGACAACGTGAACGTCAACCTGGTCCCCTTCGGCATCATGAGCCCGCACATCCAGGAGGGCCAGGGCGAGCAGTGGATCGTCGACGAGTTCATCAAGTACAACGGCCGCTCTGGTGACAACTACGAGGGTGAGGCCCACGCCAATCCGATGGCGATCACGGTGCCCGAGGGCATGACCGCCCGCGCCGCGCTGGGCGAGGCGATGCGCAATGCCTATGCCGAAAGCACGGGTTACGACCACAGCCACGCTACCGACGCCGAGCTGCTCGACGGGCTGGTCTATAACGTGTTCCCGAACTTTGCGCCCTGGGGCGGCTACATGCCGAACATCGTCTACAATTGGCTGCCCGGCAAAACGCCCGATACCTGCATCATGGAAGTGCGCATCCTGGCGCGCATTCCCAAGGGCCAGCCGATCCCGCGCGGCGCCCCGCTCAAGATGCTGCGCCTCGACCAGAAATGGACCGAAGCGCCCGAACTGGGCATCCTGGGCGACGTGTTCGAACAGGACATGGACAACCTTCCTTACGTCCAGCAGGGGCTTCACGCCTCGAAGACGGGCAAGGTGAACCTTGGCAACTATCAGGAAATCCGCATCCGTCAGTTCCAGGACACGATGATGAAATACATCGAAGGCGAACTCGGCGGATCGAAGGAAGCCTGA
- a CDS encoding ThuA domain-containing protein — translation MSEAEAAHPPRINCVLVCGGVWHDMDFARLELLKLLGEDPSVRTRVFENYENLDALREADILITYTCDVTPSLAAQEVLRDWLTAGGRWYALHGTNSVLRLLSEGPDKGLWDAPRWAPLFMDMLGSQFISHPPIAPYTVTVADPSHPLVAGIEPFETTDELYHMETHGDLHVLLETDCTQEGTGFVEAKDALGKQPVMYLKGHGKGGVLYNTLGHCRGHYDLQPMLDWWPTVDRCAWDLPVFYDLLRRGIGWLKQRES, via the coding sequence ATGAGCGAAGCTGAAGCAGCGCATCCCCCGCGCATCAATTGCGTCCTCGTGTGCGGCGGCGTGTGGCACGATATGGACTTCGCCCGGCTGGAGCTGCTCAAGCTTCTGGGCGAAGATCCTTCCGTGCGGACCCGCGTGTTCGAGAATTACGAGAACCTCGACGCTCTGCGCGAGGCGGATATCCTCATCACCTACACCTGCGACGTCACGCCCTCGCTGGCGGCGCAGGAAGTGCTGCGCGATTGGCTGACGGCGGGGGGGCGCTGGTATGCGCTGCACGGCACTAATTCGGTGCTGCGCCTGCTGTCCGAAGGGCCGGACAAGGGCCTGTGGGACGCCCCCCGCTGGGCGCCGCTGTTCATGGATATGCTGGGTTCGCAGTTCATCTCGCACCCGCCGATCGCGCCCTATACGGTGACGGTCGCCGATCCGAGCCATCCGCTGGTGGCGGGCATCGAGCCCTTCGAGACCACCGATGAACTCTATCACATGGAGACTCACGGCGATCTTCACGTCCTCCTCGAGACCGACTGCACCCAGGAAGGCACCGGCTTCGTCGAGGCCAAGGACGCGCTCGGCAAGCAGCCGGTTATGTATCTGAAGGGCCATGGCAAAGGCGGCGTGCTGTATAATACGCTGGGCCATTGCCGGGGGCACTACGACCTCCAGCCGATGCTGGACTGGTGGCCTACGGTGGACCGCTGTGCCTGGGATCTGCCGGTGTTCTACGATCTGCTGCGCCGGGGTATCGGCTGGCTCAAGCAGCGCGAGAGCTGA
- a CDS encoding acyl-CoA dehydrogenase family protein: MNFDLNEDEEMLKALTERFVTDHYNHDSRRAFLAEPGGFSGTNWQLLGELGLIAAPFPEELGGLGLDATGIATVFEALGRGLVVEPLAEAVVMAGRLFASTAPETLQGEWLDALISGEKRLALAHAEARARDGLVWVETSASPQGDGYRLSGAKPYCVVGGGADGYIVSARLSGKPGDAQGVALFLVPAGTPGASARDWTMADGSVATSLELEGVIVPAGNRLGDDGLAAIAAASDLAALARSAEALGIMERLLHETIDYLKTRDQFGSPLGAFQAIQHRMVAQYAVIEQSRALLNLALVSWQSDEFANAVHGARAFIADASVELGHEMIQFHGGMGVTDELAIGGGHKRLLVLSRWPEGPLAALDRYAGLLN; encoded by the coding sequence GTGAACTTCGATCTCAACGAAGACGAGGAAATGCTCAAGGCCCTGACCGAGCGCTTCGTCACCGACCATTATAACCACGACAGCCGCCGCGCGTTTCTGGCCGAGCCGGGCGGGTTTTCGGGCACCAATTGGCAATTACTGGGCGAACTCGGCCTGATCGCTGCGCCTTTCCCCGAGGAACTGGGCGGGCTTGGACTCGACGCCACGGGAATCGCCACCGTTTTCGAAGCACTTGGCCGCGGCCTCGTGGTCGAGCCGCTGGCCGAAGCCGTGGTGATGGCCGGGCGCCTGTTCGCCAGTACCGCGCCGGAAACCCTGCAGGGCGAATGGCTGGACGCGCTGATTTCCGGTGAAAAGCGCCTCGCCCTCGCCCATGCCGAAGCGCGTGCGCGCGACGGGCTGGTCTGGGTGGAAACCTCCGCCTCGCCTCAGGGCGACGGCTACCGCCTGTCTGGCGCCAAGCCCTATTGCGTAGTCGGCGGCGGCGCGGACGGTTACATCGTCTCCGCGCGTCTTTCGGGTAAGCCGGGCGATGCGCAAGGCGTGGCTCTGTTCCTTGTGCCCGCCGGCACGCCCGGCGCGTCCGCCCGCGACTGGACGATGGCCGACGGCAGCGTCGCCACCTCGCTGGAGCTTGAAGGCGTCATCGTGCCCGCAGGCAACAGGCTTGGCGACGACGGCCTTGCCGCCATCGCCGCCGCCAGCGACCTTGCCGCCCTTGCCCGCAGCGCAGAGGCGCTGGGGATCATGGAGCGGCTGCTGCACGAAACCATCGATTACCTGAAGACCCGCGACCAGTTCGGTTCGCCGCTCGGCGCGTTCCAGGCGATCCAGCACCGCATGGTCGCGCAATATGCCGTGATCGAGCAGAGCCGGGCATTGCTCAACCTCGCACTGGTATCCTGGCAAAGCGACGAATTTGCGAATGCCGTCCACGGTGCGCGGGCGTTCATCGCCGATGCCTCGGTGGAACTCGGGCATGAGATGATCCAGTTCCACGGCGGCATGGGCGTCACCGATGAACTGGCGATCGGCGGCGGGCACAAGCGCCTGCTGGTGCTCTCGCGTTGGCCCGAGGGGCCGCTGGCAGCGCTCGACCGCTACGCCGGGCTGCTCAACTGA
- a CDS encoding LuxR C-terminal-related transcriptional regulator → MQLLSLEHIDAVRVKSPEGIRSAAEALHRIAMEQGMRAAPAHDIADKRTPVDAEGRILATEVFGWGDEERVWWRNSRIALDSPLTTACRFESQPFWANAGGFRTREPNAYLTSIDITNFETRAMTRAAIAVPVHLPFGQIGAVSFNPLDRDKTDLSEEFDRLSDVLGLYARTFIATYVQVMGSTQALPPASRLSKREVECLRWAAIGKTDLEISMIMSRSRATVRFHIHNAATKLNAVNRSQTVFKAAQLGYISLQT, encoded by the coding sequence ATGCAACTGCTGTCACTGGAACACATCGACGCCGTGCGAGTGAAATCGCCGGAGGGCATCCGCTCGGCCGCCGAGGCGCTGCACAGGATTGCCATGGAGCAAGGCATGCGGGCGGCTCCGGCCCACGATATCGCCGACAAGCGCACGCCCGTCGATGCCGAGGGCCGGATATTGGCGACCGAGGTATTCGGTTGGGGCGACGAGGAGCGGGTGTGGTGGCGCAATTCGCGCATCGCCCTGGATTCTCCGCTGACCACGGCCTGCCGCTTCGAAAGTCAGCCGTTCTGGGCTAATGCCGGAGGCTTCCGCACCCGTGAGCCGAACGCCTATCTCACCTCGATCGACATCACCAATTTCGAGACGCGGGCCATGACCCGCGCCGCGATCGCCGTGCCGGTACACCTGCCGTTCGGCCAGATCGGCGCAGTCAGCTTCAACCCGCTCGATCGCGACAAGACCGACTTGTCAGAAGAATTCGACCGGCTTTCGGACGTGCTGGGGCTTTACGCCCGCACGTTCATCGCGACGTATGTGCAGGTAATGGGTTCCACCCAGGCGCTGCCGCCCGCCTCACGCCTGTCCAAGCGCGAGGTTGAGTGCTTGCGCTGGGCGGCGATCGGCAAGACCGACCTGGAAATCAGCATGATAATGTCGCGCAGCCGCGCGACGGTGCGTTTCCACATCCACAATGCGGCCACCAAACTGAACGCGGTGAACCGCAGCCAGACGGTCTTCAAGGCGGCGCAACTGGGCTACATCTCGCTCCAGACCTGA
- a CDS encoding GNAT family N-acetyltransferase: protein MEIRLDDPAASHVSELLAHHLRELRSVMGEHAFALDASGLSSPGVTFWTAWREGELAGFGALKQLGARRGEVKSMRAAPSARGTGVGHALLGHIVAEARARGYEALYLETGTADLHAPAIALYRRSGFISCGPFADYEASEHNQFMVLTL, encoded by the coding sequence TTGGAAATCAGGCTGGACGATCCGGCGGCATCCCATGTGTCCGAGCTTCTCGCCCATCACCTTCGCGAACTGCGCAGCGTCATGGGTGAGCATGCATTTGCCCTCGACGCGAGCGGGTTGTCTTCACCCGGCGTCACCTTCTGGACGGCATGGCGCGAAGGTGAACTGGCCGGATTCGGTGCGCTCAAACAGCTTGGTGCGCGCCGGGGCGAAGTGAAGTCGATGCGCGCGGCACCCTCGGCGCGGGGCACGGGCGTTGGCCATGCGCTGCTGGGGCATATCGTTGCCGAAGCGAGGGCGCGCGGATACGAGGCGCTTTATCTGGAGACCGGCACGGCCGATCTCCACGCCCCGGCCATCGCGCTTTACCGGCGCTCGGGGTTCATTTCGTGCGGACCTTTCGCCGATTACGAGGCGAGCGAGCACAACCAGTTCATGGTGCTGACGCTTTGA
- a CDS encoding GMC family oxidoreductase — MTKQWDYIIVGAGSAGCVMAERLSADGKSEVLILEAGGENDSFWVTLPKGVAKLVKKPEHMWAYPVSQPRDPGSNSPGGEVWIRGKGLGGSSSINGMIWSRGEKADYDAWETEAGATGWNGDSMTEAFLELEDHAAGPSSMRGSGGLVRVDPACFKYRLAERMIEAGETLGLARVDDLNGTPGPRVGYYSHNIRKGKRDSSARTYLAAARGRPNVTVMTGVMAQRIVFEGTRAVGLDVTVNGRPQRFDCAGEIVVSAGAMESPLLLQRSGIGDADRLAAAGIPVVAHSPDVGEKMIEHLSISMPFRLDHGKGTNKSFFGIGAALAMLRYLLRGDGVLATGPFEIGAFCNVAHPDGRTDAQFYLGGYTFKVGDDKDPVPLDKIDPKPGVTIYGQLLRLTSESSVRAVSPSGDDLPDIHHNFLTTEHDKASAIALVRKMRSYVRAAPLDRMVGEELVPGAQVESDEDVLAMFRNLSSCGLHAIRSCRMGADANAVVDARLRVNGVQGVRVADCSIMPGHVTGNTNAPAMAVGLRGAKLMLEDRG, encoded by the coding sequence ATGACCAAGCAATGGGACTACATTATCGTCGGCGCCGGTTCGGCCGGCTGCGTCATGGCCGAACGCCTGAGCGCGGACGGCAAATCCGAGGTGCTGATACTGGAAGCCGGCGGCGAGAACGACAGCTTCTGGGTAACCCTGCCCAAGGGCGTCGCCAAGCTGGTCAAGAAGCCTGAGCATATGTGGGCCTACCCCGTCTCCCAACCGCGTGATCCGGGCAGCAATTCGCCCGGCGGCGAAGTGTGGATACGCGGCAAGGGCCTTGGCGGTTCGTCCTCGATCAACGGCATGATCTGGAGCCGGGGCGAAAAAGCCGATTATGATGCATGGGAAACCGAGGCTGGCGCCACCGGCTGGAACGGCGACAGCATGACCGAAGCCTTCCTGGAACTGGAAGACCACGCTGCCGGGCCATCCTCCATGCGCGGCAGCGGCGGGCTGGTGCGTGTCGATCCCGCCTGTTTCAAATATCGCCTGGCCGAGCGCATGATCGAGGCCGGCGAGACGCTGGGCCTCGCCCGCGTTGACGACCTCAACGGCACCCCGGGACCGCGCGTGGGTTATTACAGCCACAATATCCGCAAGGGTAAGCGCGATTCGTCCGCCCGCACTTACCTTGCAGCGGCGCGGGGGCGGCCCAACGTCACGGTGATGACCGGCGTGATGGCGCAGCGAATCGTCTTCGAGGGCACCCGCGCCGTGGGTCTCGACGTGACCGTGAACGGCCGCCCCCAGCGGTTCGACTGTGCGGGAGAGATCGTGGTGAGCGCGGGCGCCATGGAAAGCCCCCTGCTGCTCCAGCGCTCCGGCATCGGCGACGCGGACCGGCTGGCGGCAGCGGGCATCCCCGTCGTCGCCCATTCGCCGGACGTGGGCGAGAAGATGATCGAACACCTCTCGATCTCGATGCCGTTCCGGCTGGACCACGGCAAAGGCACCAACAAGAGCTTCTTCGGCATCGGTGCGGCGCTGGCGATGCTGCGCTATCTTCTGCGCGGCGACGGCGTGCTGGCCACCGGCCCGTTCGAGATCGGCGCATTCTGCAACGTCGCCCACCCGGACGGCCGCACCGACGCGCAGTTCTACCTCGGCGGCTACACCTTCAAGGTCGGAGACGACAAGGACCCGGTCCCGCTCGACAAGATCGACCCCAAGCCCGGCGTCACCATCTACGGCCAGCTCCTGCGCCTCACCAGCGAGAGCAGCGTGCGCGCCGTCAGCCCATCAGGCGATGACCTGCCCGACATCCACCACAACTTCCTCACCACCGAGCACGACAAGGCCTCAGCCATCGCGCTGGTTCGCAAGATGCGTAGCTACGTGCGCGCCGCTCCGCTGGACCGCATGGTCGGCGAGGAACTGGTGCCGGGCGCGCAGGTGGAAAGCGACGAGGACGTGCTGGCGATGTTCCGCAACCTTTCGAGCTGCGGCCTCCACGCCATCCGCTCTTGCCGCATGGGCGCGGACGCGAACGCCGTGGTCGATGCGCGCCTGCGGGTGAACGGCGTGCAAGGCGTGCGCGTGGCGGACTGCTCGATCATGCCGGGCCACGTCACCGGCAACACCAATGCCCCCGCGATGGCCGTGGGACTGCGCGGCGCGAAGCTGATGCTGGAAGACAGGGGCTGA
- a CDS encoding Zn-ribbon domain-containing OB-fold protein produces MRAIATGLFTDEAEPRLIGGKDRETGRIVFPCPAASTYEPVPLSREGSLWSYTVQRYRPKTPPYAGPEAFKPWVVAYVELPGEVIVEAPLYGVAFEDLKIGMPVRFAPAPLNPEDEGSVFIPAFEPAGDAA; encoded by the coding sequence ATGCGCGCGATTGCAACAGGGCTGTTTACCGACGAGGCAGAGCCGCGCTTGATCGGTGGCAAGGACCGGGAAACCGGCCGCATCGTTTTTCCATGCCCGGCCGCTTCCACATACGAACCCGTGCCGCTTTCGCGGGAGGGATCGCTGTGGTCCTACACCGTGCAGCGCTATCGGCCCAAGACGCCGCCTTACGCGGGGCCTGAAGCCTTCAAGCCCTGGGTGGTCGCCTATGTCGAACTGCCGGGCGAGGTCATCGTCGAGGCGCCGCTTTACGGTGTTGCCTTCGAGGACCTGAAGATCGGCATGCCAGTGCGTTTCGCGCCCGCACCGCTCAACCCCGAGGATGAGGGCAGCGTTTTCATCCCCGCATTCGAACCCGCAGGAGACGCAGCATGA
- a CDS encoding thiolase family protein has protein sequence MSGDVCIVGIGIHPFGRTDGLSGVDQGVFAVRQALADAGVEWPQVQFAYGSSDAAGNPDTMVDRLGLTGMQFINVRNGCAAGGSALFSAQMAIKSGEFELGLAVGFDKHPRGAFNALPSEYNLPDWYGEMGQMVTTQFFAAKIMRYMNMFGISQESLGRVAEKAFRNAVHAPHAWRRQPVALEDILAAPLVSDPYTKYMFCSPAEGGVALILASEKKARELGKPLIRLKAATMRTRPPSSFEVFAPSVDVVADDTRPRGTASRIASADAFRLAGIGPGDIDVAQLQDTEAGAEIMHMAENGFCADGEQEKWLADGHTEIGGALPVNTDGGCLACGEPIGASGLRQVFENVVQLRGDGGGRQVPNSPKTAYSHVYGAPGVSAVTILER, from the coding sequence ATGAGCGGTGACGTGTGCATCGTCGGCATCGGCATCCACCCGTTCGGGCGCACTGATGGCCTGTCCGGTGTGGATCAGGGCGTTTTCGCCGTGCGTCAGGCGCTGGCCGATGCCGGGGTCGAGTGGCCGCAGGTCCAGTTTGCCTATGGCAGCTCGGACGCGGCAGGGAACCCGGACACCATGGTCGACCGTCTCGGCCTGACCGGCATGCAGTTCATCAACGTGCGCAACGGCTGCGCGGCGGGTGGATCGGCGCTCTTTTCCGCCCAGATGGCGATCAAGTCGGGTGAGTTCGAGCTTGGCCTCGCGGTCGGCTTCGACAAGCATCCGCGCGGCGCCTTCAATGCCTTGCCGAGCGAATACAACCTGCCCGACTGGTACGGCGAGATGGGCCAGATGGTCACTACGCAGTTCTTCGCCGCCAAGATCATGCGCTATATGAACATGTTCGGCATCTCGCAGGAATCGCTGGGCAGGGTAGCGGAAAAGGCATTTCGCAATGCCGTTCACGCGCCCCATGCATGGCGCCGTCAACCCGTTGCGCTGGAGGATATCCTCGCCGCGCCCTTGGTCAGCGATCCTTACACCAAGTACATGTTCTGCTCGCCCGCAGAGGGCGGCGTCGCGCTGATCCTCGCCAGCGAGAAGAAGGCGCGCGAACTGGGCAAGCCGCTGATCCGCCTGAAGGCCGCGACCATGCGCACCCGCCCGCCCAGCAGCTTCGAGGTCTTCGCGCCTTCGGTCGACGTGGTCGCCGATGATACCCGCCCGCGCGGCACGGCCTCGCGCATTGCCTCGGCTGACGCATTCCGCCTTGCCGGCATCGGCCCGGGCGACATCGACGTTGCCCAGCTTCAGGATACCGAAGCCGGCGCCGAGATCATGCACATGGCCGAAAACGGCTTCTGCGCCGATGGCGAGCAGGAGAAGTGGCTGGCCGACGGTCATACCGAGATCGGCGGTGCGCTGCCGGTGAATACCGACGGCGGCTGCCTGGCCTGCGGGGAGCCGATCGGCGCATCGGGCCTGCGCCAGGTTTTTGAAAACGTAGTGCAATTGCGGGGCGACGGCGGTGGCCGTCAGGTCCCGAACTCGCCGAAGACGGCTTACAGCCATGTCTACGGCGCGCCGGGCGTCTCCGCCGTCACCATTCTGGAACGCTGA